One genomic window of Nakamurella panacisegetis includes the following:
- a CDS encoding S8 family serine peptidase, with protein sequence MFTSLTKARRPIVVTLAVGALVVASVLPAGAQPASRTGSTTVAAASTAKATPIAVGPDGKIPSATYSAGKYVVVLSKAPIASYTGGTAGIPATKPKTGDKVEVTSASARKYASVLTADQNKIAASVGAQQKQKYTVSLNGFSATLTSAQATKLAHTAGVLAVAKDTLRYADDDKVDYDYLKLAGKNGVWAGLGGTKNAGKGVVIGVIDTGIYPESKSFAGSALKNAPSASDPTLAYRSGSQIVMKKANGQTFTGKCETGEQFTANDCNTKLISARYFGDAFIASAGSNFEDFVSPRDGEGHGTHTASTAGGNPGVQATVDGIDFGKISGVAPAAAIAVYKALWTSKVASQSGGTTSDIVAAIDQAVADGVDVINYSVGGSSESLTVDPIALAFLSAASAGIFVSASAGNSGPGASTLDNSAPWVTTVAASTMKPYEGTVVLGNGKKYAGVSTTVTKTVGPAPFVTATSVKLAAADTVAAGRCTPGTLDPALTAGKIVECDRGVVDRVAKSAEVKRAGGIGMVLVNLTPLDTDADLHTVPTVHLDSDLGLPAKAYAATAGATATLVPGNTTKISTPYPQIAGFSSRGPSVSNNGDILKPDIAAPGVGILASISPQLDGGRTADFLSGTSMAAPHIAGLAALFVQKHPKWSPMEIKSALMTTATDTKNSDGSKNTDPFAQGAGEVNPSAMFNPALVYNAGDQDWLSYIEGLGYDTGTGAPAVAPSDYNQASIASGSLVSTLTVTRTVTAVKTGLYVAKASVPGFKVTVSPSILVFSKVGQTKSFRVTMTRTTAPLGEYSTGFLTWHGAHTTVRSPIALQPVALHSFADSVDINGTGGSVSWQVKSGITGAFPITGYGLTAGHQQASSVTSTTSKQFAVTVPAGTKLARFATRVANDNGAQDIDLVVYYVQNGSAVEVGTSGTSLADETVDLVAPEAGTYIALVNGFQDAAGTTSTPFSFRDYEVGANPNVGSFTVTPAAGSTTAGQTVTVTATASGLDADTSYLGWVQYVDGSGTVVQANPAK encoded by the coding sequence ATGTTCACATCGCTGACGAAGGCGAGACGGCCGATCGTCGTCACACTCGCCGTCGGCGCTCTCGTCGTCGCGTCCGTCCTACCGGCCGGTGCGCAACCCGCATCGCGCACCGGTTCGACAACGGTCGCGGCGGCCAGCACGGCGAAAGCAACCCCGATCGCCGTCGGCCCGGACGGGAAGATCCCGTCCGCCACCTACAGCGCGGGCAAGTACGTGGTCGTCCTGTCGAAGGCCCCGATCGCTTCGTACACCGGCGGTACAGCCGGCATTCCGGCGACCAAGCCCAAGACCGGTGACAAGGTCGAGGTCACCAGCGCCTCGGCGCGGAAATACGCATCGGTCCTGACCGCCGACCAGAACAAGATCGCCGCCTCGGTCGGCGCGCAGCAGAAGCAGAAGTACACGGTGTCGCTCAACGGTTTCAGCGCGACGCTGACCTCGGCCCAGGCCACCAAGCTGGCCCACACGGCCGGGGTGCTCGCGGTGGCCAAGGACACCCTGCGTTACGCCGACGACGACAAGGTCGACTACGACTACCTCAAGCTGGCCGGGAAGAACGGCGTCTGGGCCGGCCTCGGCGGCACCAAGAACGCCGGCAAGGGCGTCGTCATCGGCGTCATCGACACCGGCATCTACCCGGAGTCCAAGTCCTTCGCCGGCAGCGCGTTGAAGAACGCGCCGAGCGCAAGCGATCCGACCCTGGCCTACCGCAGCGGCTCGCAGATCGTGATGAAGAAGGCCAACGGCCAGACGTTCACCGGCAAGTGCGAGACCGGGGAGCAGTTCACCGCCAACGACTGCAACACCAAGTTGATCAGTGCCCGCTACTTCGGTGACGCGTTCATCGCCAGCGCGGGCAGCAACTTCGAGGACTTCGTGTCCCCACGGGATGGCGAGGGCCACGGCACGCACACGGCCTCCACCGCGGGGGGCAATCCCGGCGTGCAGGCCACCGTCGACGGTATCGACTTCGGGAAGATCTCCGGGGTGGCGCCGGCCGCCGCGATCGCCGTCTACAAGGCTCTGTGGACCAGCAAGGTCGCGTCCCAGTCCGGGGGCACCACCTCCGACATCGTCGCCGCCATCGACCAGGCCGTCGCGGACGGCGTCGACGTCATCAACTACTCGGTCGGCGGATCCTCGGAGTCGCTGACGGTCGACCCGATCGCGCTGGCGTTCCTGTCCGCCGCGTCGGCCGGTATCTTCGTGTCCGCCTCGGCCGGCAACAGCGGCCCCGGTGCGTCCACCTTGGACAACTCGGCACCATGGGTCACCACGGTCGCCGCCAGCACCATGAAGCCCTACGAGGGCACGGTCGTTCTCGGCAACGGCAAGAAGTACGCCGGAGTCAGCACCACCGTCACCAAGACCGTCGGCCCGGCGCCGTTCGTCACGGCCACCTCGGTCAAGCTCGCCGCGGCTGACACCGTCGCCGCGGGACGATGCACACCCGGCACCCTCGACCCGGCCCTCACGGCGGGCAAGATCGTCGAGTGTGACCGCGGCGTGGTCGACCGCGTCGCCAAGTCGGCCGAGGTCAAGCGGGCCGGCGGCATCGGCATGGTGCTGGTCAACCTGACCCCGTTGGACACCGACGCCGATCTGCACACCGTCCCGACCGTGCACCTGGACTCCGATCTCGGTCTCCCGGCCAAGGCCTACGCGGCGACCGCGGGCGCCACCGCGACCCTGGTTCCGGGCAACACCACCAAGATCAGCACGCCGTACCCGCAGATCGCCGGCTTCTCCTCACGGGGGCCGTCGGTGTCGAACAACGGAGACATCCTCAAGCCGGACATCGCGGCTCCGGGTGTCGGCATCCTCGCCTCCATCTCGCCGCAGCTCGACGGCGGCCGGACGGCCGACTTCCTGTCCGGTACCTCCATGGCCGCGCCGCACATCGCCGGCTTGGCCGCGCTGTTCGTCCAGAAGCACCCGAAGTGGTCCCCCATGGAGATCAAGTCGGCCCTGATGACCACGGCCACCGACACCAAGAACAGCGACGGCTCGAAGAACACCGACCCGTTCGCCCAGGGCGCCGGAGAGGTCAACCCGTCGGCCATGTTCAATCCGGCACTGGTCTACAACGCCGGTGACCAGGACTGGCTGTCCTACATCGAGGGTCTGGGATACGACACCGGAACCGGCGCTCCGGCCGTCGCTCCGTCGGACTACAACCAGGCGTCGATCGCCTCCGGTTCGCTCGTGTCCACCCTGACCGTCACCCGCACGGTGACGGCGGTCAAGACCGGCCTGTACGTGGCCAAGGCATCGGTGCCGGGCTTCAAGGTCACCGTCAGCCCGTCCATCCTGGTATTCAGCAAGGTGGGCCAGACGAAGTCGTTCAGGGTGACCATGACGCGGACCACCGCGCCGCTCGGTGAGTACTCCACCGGGTTCCTCACCTGGCACGGGGCGCACACGACGGTGCGCAGCCCGATCGCCCTGCAGCCGGTGGCGCTGCACAGCTTCGCCGATTCCGTTGACATCAACGGCACCGGGGGCAGTGTCAGCTGGCAGGTCAAGTCCGGGATCACCGGAGCGTTCCCGATCACCGGGTACGGGTTGACCGCCGGTCACCAGCAGGCGTCGTCGGTCACCTCGACGACCAGCAAGCAGTTCGCGGTGACGGTTCCGGCCGGTACCAAGCTTGCTCGGTTCGCCACCCGGGTGGCCAACGACAACGGCGCCCAGGACATCGATCTCGTCGTCTACTACGTCCAGAACGGTTCCGCGGTCGAGGTCGGGACCTCCGGGACGTCACTGGCGGACGAGACCGTTGATCTGGTGGCCCCCGAGGCCGGCACGTACATCGCCCTGGTCAACGGGTTCCAGGACGCGGCCGGCACCACGTCCACGCCGTTCTCCTTCCGCGACTACGAGGTCGGGGCCAACCCGAACGTCGGGAGCTTCACCGTCACCCCGGCCGCCGGCAGCACCACCGCCGGCCAGACCGTCACCGTCACGGCGACCGCCTCCGGGCTGGACGCCGACACGTCCTATCTCGGTTGGGTTCAGTACGTGGACGGGTCCGGCACCGTGGTGCAGGCCAATCCGGCGAAGTAA
- a CDS encoding 5-(carboxyamino)imidazole ribonucleotide synthase, with product MDPRTGMPRVGMVGGGQLARMTHQSAIALGQSLRVLSIGADESAALVAADVEIGSHLDLDALLRFAQGCDVVTFDHEHVPTEHIRSMVAAGHAVYPGADALQYAQDKGLMRQRLARAGLPLPPYTVIPAGGELVAAVEQFGRSHGWPVVLKTARGGYDGRGVWILGSAADAQPVAAELTGELVLESFIRMKRELAAVVARSPFGQAAAWPVVETVQQEGICVEVIAPAPDLDPDRAAAAAEIALRIAGELGVVGVLAVELFEVDPSPDAPDGLLINELAMRPHNSGHWSMDGSVTSQFEQHLRAVLDYPLGRTDAVAPFTVMGNVIGGPADRPGSEIGLDERVHHLAARFPQVKIHLYGKGFRPGRKLGHVNVIGSDLAELRRISQLSAAWLSNGVWDDGYEVHTGAAPAVRAGGSPEEPNTRSAS from the coding sequence GTGGATCCTCGGACTGGTATGCCCAGGGTCGGCATGGTCGGCGGCGGGCAACTCGCCCGGATGACCCATCAGTCGGCCATCGCCCTCGGACAGAGTCTGCGTGTGCTCTCCATCGGTGCCGACGAGTCGGCGGCTCTGGTCGCCGCGGACGTCGAGATCGGATCGCACCTGGATCTGGATGCGCTCCTGCGATTCGCCCAGGGCTGCGATGTCGTCACCTTCGACCACGAACACGTCCCGACCGAGCACATCCGCTCCATGGTCGCCGCCGGCCACGCCGTCTATCCGGGCGCCGACGCTCTGCAGTACGCCCAGGACAAGGGCCTCATGCGGCAACGTCTGGCGCGGGCCGGATTGCCGCTACCGCCGTACACGGTGATCCCGGCGGGTGGTGAACTCGTGGCCGCCGTCGAGCAGTTCGGCCGGAGCCACGGCTGGCCGGTGGTGCTCAAGACTGCGCGCGGCGGGTACGACGGACGCGGCGTGTGGATTCTGGGATCGGCCGCCGACGCGCAGCCGGTGGCGGCCGAACTGACCGGGGAACTCGTCCTGGAATCGTTCATCCGCATGAAGCGGGAACTCGCGGCCGTGGTGGCCCGCTCGCCGTTCGGTCAGGCCGCAGCCTGGCCGGTCGTGGAAACCGTTCAGCAGGAGGGCATCTGCGTCGAGGTGATCGCGCCCGCGCCGGATCTGGACCCCGACCGGGCGGCGGCCGCGGCGGAGATCGCGCTGCGGATCGCCGGAGAGCTGGGCGTCGTCGGGGTGCTGGCGGTCGAGCTGTTCGAGGTCGACCCGTCGCCGGACGCGCCGGACGGTCTCCTGATCAACGAGCTCGCGATGCGCCCGCACAACTCCGGCCACTGGTCCATGGACGGCTCGGTGACCAGCCAGTTCGAGCAGCACCTGCGGGCCGTCCTGGACTACCCGCTGGGGCGCACCGACGCGGTGGCACCGTTCACCGTGATGGGCAACGTGATCGGCGGCCCGGCCGACCGCCCGGGGTCCGAGATAGGGCTCGACGAACGAGTCCACCACCTGGCCGCGCGGTTCCCGCAAGTGAAGATCCACCTGTACGGCAAGGGCTTCCGGCCCGGCCGCAAACTGGGTCACGTCAACGTCATCGGCTCCGATCTGGCTGAACTGCGCCGGATCAGCCAACTCTCGGCCGCGTGGCTGAGCAACGGGGTCTGGGACGACGGTTACGAAGTCCACACCGGTGCGGCGCCGGCCGTGCGCGCCGGCGGCTCGCCCGAGGAACCGAACACGAGGAGCGCGTCATGA
- a CDS encoding ABC transporter ATP-binding protein, with the protein MRREGGTVDEGSVIQVEGLVKRFQVPERDAGLAAAARSLVRRRTRTVTAVGGIELSIERGEVVGFLGPNGAGKTTTLKVLSGLLFPTSGRVRVLGYEPQQRQREYLRQIALVMGNRNQLHWDIPAADSFELNRSVYQIPAEAFQRIRDELIELLGVGDLVRKPVRTLSLGERMKVEIIGSLLHLPKVLFLDEPTIGLDVVMQKRIRSFVAEYNERYGATVMLTSHYMADVQALARRVVVIHHGTLLFDGQLSQLAHDFAAYKTIEVTLERPADLSAFGEVVGQDAERVTLRVDKGETAAVTARLLADHSVLDLTVEEPPIDDIIEMVFAQQTGRGGT; encoded by the coding sequence GTGAGGCGGGAGGGCGGCACGGTGGACGAAGGTTCGGTCATCCAGGTGGAAGGTCTGGTCAAGCGCTTCCAGGTGCCCGAGCGCGACGCCGGTCTCGCGGCGGCGGCCCGGAGCCTTGTCCGCCGCCGCACCCGCACCGTGACGGCCGTGGGCGGGATCGAACTGAGCATCGAGCGCGGCGAGGTGGTGGGGTTTCTCGGGCCGAACGGCGCCGGTAAGACCACCACCTTGAAGGTGTTGTCCGGTCTGCTGTTTCCCACCTCCGGACGGGTGCGGGTGCTCGGTTACGAGCCGCAGCAGCGGCAACGCGAGTACCTGCGGCAGATCGCCCTCGTCATGGGCAATCGCAACCAGTTGCACTGGGACATCCCGGCCGCAGACTCGTTCGAACTGAACCGGTCCGTCTACCAGATACCGGCCGAGGCCTTCCAGCGCATCCGGGACGAATTGATCGAGTTGCTCGGCGTGGGCGATCTGGTCCGCAAACCGGTCCGAACCCTCTCGCTCGGTGAGCGGATGAAGGTCGAGATCATCGGCTCGTTGCTGCACCTGCCCAAGGTGTTGTTCCTGGACGAGCCGACCATCGGTCTGGACGTGGTGATGCAGAAGCGGATCCGCTCGTTCGTCGCCGAGTACAACGAGCGGTACGGGGCCACCGTCATGTTGACCAGTCACTACATGGCCGACGTGCAGGCGCTGGCCCGGCGGGTGGTGGTCATCCACCACGGCACCCTCCTGTTCGACGGGCAGCTGTCCCAACTGGCCCACGATTTCGCGGCCTACAAGACGATCGAGGTGACGCTGGAGCGGCCGGCCGACCTGAGCGCGTTCGGTGAGGTAGTCGGCCAGGACGCCGAGCGGGTCACCCTCCGGGTGGACAAGGGCGAGACCGCCGCGGTCACGGCCCGCCTGCTGGCCGACCACTCGGTGCTCGACCTGACGGTCGAGGAGCCACCGATCGACGACATCATCGAGATGGTCTTCGCGCAACAGACGGGCCGGGGCGGGACGTGA
- a CDS encoding ABC transporter permease, which yields MTAPVAVGRVRSLTGFYVATMKIALATQFQYRTGNYLYMIGMITEPVIYLVVWTTVARQSGGTVAGLTVGNLAAYYIVWTLVRNMNLVFTPYGFEERIRSGQMSGLLLQPIHPVHGDIAYFAGWKFAVIVFWLPIAAVLSLIFHPALHTSAAQVGVFLIAIWAAFLIRALFLWVLGLISFWTTRVSAIYQLYFAIELLMSGRLVPLQIMPGWVQHLTRFLPFASTFGYPIQSLTGPISPAALWGGLLEQFVWVGVGAALVALVWKRAVRRYTAVGN from the coding sequence GTGACGGCGCCGGTCGCCGTCGGTCGGGTGCGGAGCCTGACCGGGTTCTACGTCGCCACCATGAAGATCGCCCTGGCCACCCAGTTCCAGTACCGCACGGGCAACTACCTGTACATGATCGGAATGATCACCGAGCCGGTGATCTACCTGGTTGTCTGGACCACCGTCGCCCGGCAGTCCGGCGGCACGGTGGCCGGCCTGACCGTCGGCAACCTGGCCGCCTACTACATCGTGTGGACCCTGGTGCGGAACATGAACCTGGTCTTCACGCCCTATGGGTTCGAGGAGCGAATCCGGTCCGGGCAGATGTCCGGATTGCTGCTGCAGCCGATCCACCCGGTGCACGGGGACATCGCCTACTTCGCCGGCTGGAAGTTCGCGGTGATCGTGTTCTGGCTGCCCATCGCGGCGGTGCTCTCGCTGATCTTCCATCCGGCGCTGCATACGTCGGCGGCCCAGGTCGGGGTGTTCCTGATCGCCATCTGGGCCGCCTTCCTGATCCGCGCGCTCTTCCTGTGGGTGCTGGGTCTGATCTCGTTCTGGACCACCCGGGTGTCGGCGATATACCAGCTGTACTTCGCGATCGAGCTGCTGATGTCGGGCCGGCTGGTGCCGTTGCAGATCATGCCCGGCTGGGTCCAGCACCTGACGAGATTCTTACCCTTCGCCTCCACCTTCGGTTACCCGATCCAGTCCCTGACCGGGCCCATCAGCCCGGCTGCCCTGTGGGGCGGTCTGCTCGAGCAGTTCGTGTGGGTCGGGGTCGGGGCCGCCCTGGTCGCGCTCGTCTGGAAACGAGCGGTGCGGCGATACACGGCGGTGGGCAATTGA
- a CDS encoding sigma-70 family RNA polymerase sigma factor yields the protein MSSVEDHAQLASDAELITRVRAGDRTAFGDLYARHASAASALARQFGRSSAEADDLVSEAFARVLDGMLEGKGPDTAFRAYLFTTLRNTAYDRTRKDKRLQFTGDMETHDVAVEGDDPVIADLETGLIGKAFAGLPERWQTVLWHTQVEGQSAAEVGILLGMAPNAVSSLAFRAREGLREAYLQAHLAETAAERCRTTVDRLGAWTRGGLSKREKAQVDAHLEECDRCPALAAELSEINTGLRGLLAPLLLGGAAAGYISTLGPVAPLAQLGVLGGGHASAGAAAHGGSHLAGLAKVGSWGPRAMVAGVAAAAVVVVGVAIALTAGPGSNPNTAGVGSSVAATVGGGGGGGGGGGGASGAAPGGGTAPGGANGAGGSSASGGSSGSNGTSAGTTNAAGGGSHIPTGSSGSSGGSNPVPSTPTIPPALQVPPPTSPGVGGVPSSVPNTAPTPTGTSATSVTSQTSPSSNGQSTTSPAATTAPATSTSAGAPSTQTTTSSTSTAPPSGPVVAVDPTGSAVSTDLAAGGSGSLTVKLTNSGGSASTPGQTIDVSAPGGFVLGQPTMNSGPALRAALSAFVPSDTSCSITTGSLHCELPAIQANGSVTLTVPITTDPSAVDGTIDVSLDGGTAQPIAAKVSSGYRTVAVSATGLAVASTDRVKVAAELKPGVSDAGSLVIARSAVQQALPDGMTIVGLAPATSGSSVSGCTMDETQLTCPSSQAALTGLELAVHVDARATSASTTLESGATDQGARPVGLTTTLSVLSGASSGGFSSVQLDGLSQPLRPGVVTTVNLVGTRTNTGVINPGVVSVPVQLTPGLKIITASDGCALGGADVTCTPTDGGPLNWTLTLQASSSASGDQTLSDATLPTGDSPIGLVPGTELLVDPHLSGYESIALTSPQLTAGTMGTLTLSGTPAQDVSEPGSITVPRQLSDGLVVTATSPACTPSGATFVCAPDANAHVAATLTVAVLPSATAASGSVAPAQLDGDRTLPMSGAVSIVARSPGGPIELDGTFGGAMTGATTMRCSNPLTFRGSCTSNTSHSMTSVDPSTGTITVPTGAVVLSADLTWAATAVLDQSHSLDTVTFGVDGTSRAVTGAVPSGAAETANTFTARVADVTDLLTGPGTHELSVSGLAAKLTSAGTSPMGGWTLTVTWMAASGADVHLEAHSNNLYSISALNPEAITLSPSGRQIQSYAVTVWAADPWAHKTLSVGGDAPLISSKPNEYGAGLLTGTDGSGPSGYTTGFDLVAGGAVGGASDNALTFLNQELADVPSGQNTQDGLWVGPTLVVRSLS from the coding sequence GTGTCATCGGTCGAGGACCACGCACAGCTGGCGAGTGACGCCGAGCTGATCACGCGTGTCCGCGCGGGTGACCGCACCGCCTTCGGCGATCTCTATGCCCGCCACGCGAGTGCCGCGTCGGCTCTGGCGCGCCAGTTCGGCCGATCGTCGGCCGAGGCCGATGATCTGGTCTCCGAGGCCTTTGCCCGGGTGCTGGACGGCATGCTCGAAGGCAAGGGCCCGGACACCGCCTTCCGCGCGTACCTGTTCACCACGCTCCGTAACACGGCATACGACCGCACCCGTAAGGACAAGCGCCTGCAATTCACCGGCGACATGGAGACGCATGACGTCGCCGTCGAAGGGGACGACCCGGTCATCGCCGATCTGGAGACGGGTCTCATCGGCAAAGCCTTCGCCGGGCTGCCCGAGCGGTGGCAGACGGTCCTCTGGCACACCCAGGTCGAGGGGCAATCGGCGGCCGAGGTCGGCATCCTGCTCGGCATGGCCCCCAATGCGGTCTCGTCGCTGGCATTCCGGGCTCGGGAGGGATTGCGCGAGGCGTACCTGCAGGCCCACCTGGCCGAAACGGCGGCGGAGCGTTGCCGGACCACCGTCGACCGGCTCGGCGCCTGGACCCGCGGCGGCCTCTCCAAGCGGGAGAAGGCCCAGGTCGACGCCCACCTCGAAGAGTGCGACCGGTGCCCGGCCCTGGCCGCGGAGTTGTCCGAGATCAACACCGGCCTCCGGGGTCTGCTGGCGCCGCTGCTACTGGGCGGCGCCGCCGCCGGCTACATCTCCACGCTGGGCCCGGTGGCGCCGTTGGCGCAGCTCGGTGTCCTGGGCGGCGGACACGCGTCCGCCGGCGCCGCGGCACACGGCGGCTCGCACCTCGCCGGGCTGGCCAAAGTGGGCAGTTGGGGTCCCCGGGCGATGGTGGCCGGCGTCGCCGCAGCGGCCGTCGTGGTGGTCGGGGTGGCGATCGCTTTGACCGCCGGGCCGGGCTCGAACCCCAACACGGCCGGTGTCGGCAGCTCGGTGGCCGCCACCGTCGGTGGCGGTGGCGGTGGCGGTGGCGGTGGCGGTGGCGCGAGTGGGGCCGCACCCGGCGGTGGAACCGCACCCGGGGGCGCGAACGGCGCCGGCGGGTCCAGCGCGTCAGGTGGGTCCAGCGGGAGCAACGGCACCAGCGCGGGAACGACGAATGCCGCGGGTGGCGGCTCCCATATCCCGACAGGCAGCTCCGGTTCGAGCGGAGGGTCCAACCCCGTCCCGTCGACGCCGACCATTCCCCCGGCCCTCCAGGTCCCCCCGCCGACTTCACCCGGCGTCGGCGGTGTCCCGTCTTCTGTTCCGAACACCGCGCCGACGCCGACTGGCACCTCGGCGACCAGCGTCACCTCGCAGACCTCGCCCAGCAGCAACGGGCAGAGCACCACGTCACCGGCTGCCACCACCGCCCCGGCCACCAGCACCTCGGCTGGCGCACCGTCGACTCAGACGACCACCTCGTCAACCAGCACCGCACCACCCAGCGGGCCGGTGGTCGCCGTCGACCCGACGGGCAGCGCCGTGAGCACCGACCTGGCTGCCGGCGGCTCGGGCTCCCTGACGGTGAAGCTCACCAACTCGGGTGGGTCGGCGTCGACACCCGGGCAGACCATCGATGTCTCGGCACCTGGCGGATTCGTCCTGGGTCAGCCGACGATGAACTCTGGTCCCGCGCTGCGTGCAGCTCTCAGTGCGTTCGTCCCGAGCGACACCTCGTGCTCGATCACAACGGGCAGCCTGCATTGCGAACTTCCGGCCATCCAGGCCAACGGCAGCGTGACCCTGACCGTCCCGATCACGACCGATCCGTCAGCCGTTGACGGCACCATCGATGTCTCGCTGGACGGTGGGACAGCCCAGCCGATTGCCGCGAAGGTTTCGAGCGGTTACCGCACCGTGGCCGTCTCGGCCACCGGACTGGCTGTGGCGTCGACGGATCGAGTCAAGGTCGCAGCGGAGTTGAAGCCTGGAGTCTCCGATGCCGGCAGTCTGGTGATCGCGCGCAGCGCCGTGCAGCAAGCGCTACCCGACGGCATGACGATCGTCGGCCTGGCCCCGGCGACGAGCGGATCCTCGGTGTCGGGCTGCACGATGGACGAGACGCAGCTGACGTGTCCGTCGTCCCAAGCCGCCCTCACAGGGCTCGAACTGGCGGTTCACGTCGATGCGAGGGCCACGTCGGCCAGCACCACGCTCGAATCGGGGGCGACCGACCAGGGGGCCCGCCCGGTCGGCCTCACGACAACCTTGTCGGTCCTGTCCGGCGCCTCGTCGGGCGGGTTCAGCTCGGTGCAACTCGACGGCTTGTCCCAGCCCCTCCGGCCGGGAGTCGTGACCACCGTGAACCTCGTCGGAACGCGCACCAACACCGGCGTGATCAATCCCGGAGTCGTCTCAGTGCCGGTCCAGCTCACTCCCGGACTGAAGATCATCACCGCCTCCGACGGCTGTGCGCTCGGTGGCGCCGATGTGACCTGCACACCGACCGATGGCGGCCCTCTCAACTGGACGCTGACCCTGCAGGCCAGTTCGTCCGCATCGGGCGATCAGACTCTGTCTGACGCGACCTTGCCGACCGGTGACAGTCCGATCGGGTTGGTGCCGGGGACCGAACTCCTCGTCGACCCGCACCTGAGCGGATACGAATCGATCGCGTTGACCTCCCCCCAGCTGACGGCAGGGACGATGGGGACCCTGACGTTGAGCGGCACACCGGCCCAGGACGTGTCAGAGCCGGGATCGATCACGGTGCCCCGCCAGTTGTCGGACGGCCTGGTCGTCACGGCGACGTCCCCGGCGTGCACCCCCAGCGGCGCGACTTTCGTCTGCGCACCGGATGCGAACGCGCACGTGGCGGCCACGCTGACGGTCGCGGTCCTGCCCAGTGCGACCGCGGCCAGCGGCAGCGTCGCCCCGGCTCAACTCGATGGCGACCGGACGCTCCCGATGTCCGGCGCCGTCAGCATCGTTGCCCGGTCGCCCGGCGGCCCCATCGAGCTCGACGGAACGTTCGGCGGTGCGATGACGGGAGCGACGACGATGAGGTGTTCGAATCCACTCACCTTCCGTGGTTCGTGCACCAGCAACACCTCACACTCGATGACGTCCGTCGACCCCTCCACCGGGACGATCACCGTGCCGACCGGGGCCGTGGTTCTCAGCGCCGACCTGACGTGGGCCGCGACCGCCGTCCTCGACCAGTCGCATTCGCTGGACACCGTCACCTTTGGTGTGGACGGAACCTCCCGGGCCGTGACCGGCGCGGTACCGAGCGGAGCCGCCGAAACGGCCAACACGTTCACGGCGCGGGTCGCGGACGTCACGGATCTGCTGACCGGTCCGGGCACTCATGAACTCTCGGTTTCTGGCCTGGCTGCGAAGCTCACCAGCGCCGGCACCAGTCCGATGGGCGGTTGGACCCTGACCGTCACCTGGATGGCCGCGTCCGGCGCCGATGTACATCTCGAAGCACACAGCAACAATCTGTACAGCATCTCCGCATTGAATCCGGAGGCCATCACGCTCAGTCCGAGTGGTCGGCAGATCCAGAGCTACGCGGTGACCGTGTGGGCCGCCGATCCGTGGGCCCACAAGACGCTGTCGGTGGGCGGTGATGCGCCGTTGATCTCGTCGAAGCCCAACGAATACGGGGCCGGCCTCTTGACCGGAACCGACGGCTCGGGTCCGTCCGGCTACACAACTGGCTTCGACCTGGTCGCCGGGGGTGCGGTCGGAGGCGCCAGCGACAACGCTCTGACGTTCCTCAACCAGGAGC
- the purE gene encoding 5-(carboxyamino)imidazole ribonucleotide mutase, protein MTNPTTPVVGLIMGSDSDWPVMSGAGEILDDFGVAYEVGVISAHRTPDRMLDYAKSAYDRGLRVIIAGAGGAAHLPGMVASATVLPVIGVPVPLSTLDGMDSLLSIVQMPAGIPVATVSIGGARNAGLLAVRILASAGDEAGRALAGELAAYSDDLQAMVLAKDRALHERTGH, encoded by the coding sequence ATGACGAACCCGACAACGCCGGTGGTCGGCCTGATCATGGGCAGCGATTCCGACTGGCCGGTGATGTCCGGGGCCGGCGAGATCCTGGACGACTTCGGCGTCGCCTACGAGGTGGGCGTGATCTCGGCGCACCGCACCCCGGACCGGATGCTCGACTACGCGAAGTCGGCCTACGACCGCGGCCTGCGCGTCATCATCGCGGGGGCCGGTGGCGCCGCCCACCTGCCGGGCATGGTCGCCTCGGCGACCGTTCTCCCCGTCATCGGCGTCCCGGTGCCGCTGTCCACCCTCGACGGGATGGATTCCCTGTTGTCGATCGTGCAGATGCCGGCCGGCATCCCGGTGGCGACCGTGTCCATCGGTGGGGCACGCAACGCCGGACTGCTGGCCGTCCGAATCCTGGCCAGCGCCGGGGACGAGGCGGGCCGAGCCCTGGCCGGGGAACTTGCCGCCTATTCCGACGACCTGCAGGCGATGGTCCTGGCCAAGGACCGAGCGCTCCACGAGCGCACCGGTCACTGA